The following proteins are encoded in a genomic region of Pseudomonas sp. Os17:
- a CDS encoding efflux transporter outer membrane subunit, whose amino-acid sequence MSSLRRKHRRSAWRGSLLPLSCAATPEPSDAVAPATGEGGFASAAHSSGGKLLRHGGRALLTLSALALAACNVGPDFQRPQATQVQAWSVPAPGAASRAVDSPMQERWWEVFNDPQLSALSRRALSDNLDLQLASSRLQQSRAARQVISAERYPSTSANGGYARKRNSAEGLNDPSGNNGKSAFNLWEAGFSAAWELDVWGRVRRETEAADATLEVAENDRRGVLLSVLAETAQDYIQLRGVQNILAVTEQNLEVARHSLKLSQLRLADGVATDLDVAEAAAQVATIEAQRPSLQQRQAQLINALSLLLGEPPQALHQQLASAAPVPQPPSRVAIGLPSQLAERRPDIRQAEARLHAATASIGVAKGDFYPRITLSGNVGSQALQLADFGTWGSRQFGIGPQFSLPLFDGGRLRGMLQLREAQQQEAALAYQQTVLRAWHEIDDQLTRYNASQLRRDSLAEAVRQNQIALRTAQQQYVEGVVDFVNVLTVQGALLATQEQWVESSAAVSLAMVGLYKALGGGWESVYPLQVASQRH is encoded by the coding sequence ATGAGTAGCCTACGCCGCAAGCACAGACGCTCTGCGTGGCGAGGGAGCTTGCTCCCGCTGAGTTGCGCAGCAACCCCGGAACCCTCCGACGCCGTTGCCCCCGCCACTGGCGAAGGCGGTTTTGCGAGTGCTGCGCACTCGAGCGGGGGCAAGCTCCTTCGCCACGGGGGCCGTGCATTGCTGACACTGAGTGCGCTGGCACTGGCCGCCTGCAACGTCGGCCCGGATTTCCAGCGGCCCCAGGCGACCCAGGTCCAGGCCTGGTCGGTGCCTGCGCCAGGCGCCGCCAGCCGGGCGGTGGACAGCCCCATGCAGGAGCGCTGGTGGGAGGTGTTCAACGACCCGCAACTCTCGGCCCTGAGTCGTCGGGCCCTGAGCGACAACCTCGACCTGCAACTGGCCAGCAGCCGCTTGCAGCAGAGCCGGGCGGCGCGTCAGGTGATCAGCGCCGAGCGCTACCCGAGCACCTCGGCCAATGGCGGCTACGCACGCAAACGCAACAGCGCCGAAGGCCTGAACGACCCGTCGGGGAACAACGGCAAGTCGGCGTTCAATCTCTGGGAAGCGGGTTTCTCCGCGGCCTGGGAGCTGGATGTGTGGGGCCGGGTACGGCGTGAAACCGAGGCTGCCGACGCGACCCTGGAGGTGGCGGAAAACGATCGCCGTGGGGTGCTGCTGTCGGTGCTGGCGGAAACCGCCCAGGACTACATCCAATTGCGGGGCGTACAGAACATCCTGGCAGTCACCGAGCAGAACCTGGAGGTCGCCCGACACAGCCTGAAGCTCTCGCAATTGCGTCTGGCCGACGGCGTGGCCACCGACCTCGACGTGGCCGAGGCCGCCGCCCAGGTGGCCACCATCGAGGCGCAACGGCCTTCGCTGCAACAGCGCCAGGCGCAGTTGATCAATGCCCTGAGCCTGCTGCTGGGGGAGCCGCCCCAGGCCCTGCACCAGCAGCTGGCCAGTGCCGCCCCCGTGCCGCAACCGCCGTCTCGTGTGGCGATCGGCCTGCCTTCGCAACTGGCCGAGCGGCGCCCGGATATCCGTCAGGCCGAGGCCCGGCTGCACGCGGCCACGGCCAGCATCGGCGTGGCCAAGGGCGACTTCTATCCGCGCATTACCCTGTCCGGCAACGTCGGCTCCCAGGCCCTGCAATTGGCGGATTTCGGCACCTGGGGCTCGCGCCAGTTCGGCATCGGCCCGCAGTTCAGCCTGCCGCTGTTCGACGGTGGTCGCCTGCGGGGCATGCTCCAGCTGCGCGAGGCCCAGCAGCAGGAAGCGGCCCTGGCTTACCAGCAGACCGTGCTGCGGGCCTGGCATGAAATCGACGATCAGCTGACCCGTTACAACGCCAGTCAGTTGCGGCGCGACAGCCTGGCCGAGGCGGTGCGGCAGAACCAGATCGCCTTGCGTACCGCGCAGCAGCAGTACGTCGAGGGCGTGGTGGATTTCGTCAACGTTCTGACCGTGCAGGGTGCCTTGCTGGCCACTCAGGAGCAGTGGGTGGAAAGCTCCGCCGCGGTGTCCCTGGCCATGGTCGGGCTGTACAAGGCGCTGGGCGGTGGCTGGGAGTCGGTGTACCCGTTGCAGGTCGCCAGCCAGCGGCATTGA
- a CDS encoding NYN domain-containing protein yields the protein MRTAFFVDGYNLFYGLLADTPFKWLDLPGLLTHIVQIENPASRLVSVDYFTSSVKPRLATRGRASKEAQDTYLRALKARQVNVHLGRHQLEPAKAPRFIDKAVGASRQDTVDIWKLEEKETDVHLAISMYRLAARQLLHPPGERIEQLVLVSGDTDMTPALRAIREDFPDVTLGVILPHRPQYPRPQPGSLKAQAHWMRRVVTAEELQKHQFPERVATRKAPAIRPDYW from the coding sequence GTGCGCACGGCTTTCTTTGTCGACGGCTACAACCTGTTCTACGGGTTGCTGGCTGACACCCCATTCAAGTGGCTCGACCTGCCCGGGTTGCTGACCCATATCGTGCAGATCGAGAACCCCGCCAGCCGACTGGTCTCGGTGGACTACTTCACCTCTTCGGTCAAACCCCGGCTGGCCACCCGCGGCCGAGCCTCCAAGGAAGCACAAGACACCTACTTGCGGGCCTTGAAAGCGCGTCAGGTCAATGTGCACCTGGGTCGCCACCAGCTTGAACCGGCCAAAGCCCCGCGCTTCATCGATAAAGCCGTGGGAGCTTCGCGCCAAGACACGGTGGACATCTGGAAACTCGAGGAAAAGGAAACCGATGTCCACCTGGCAATCAGCATGTATCGCCTCGCGGCCCGACAGCTTCTGCATCCTCCAGGCGAGCGCATCGAGCAACTGGTACTGGTCTCGGGGGATACCGACATGACACCGGCGCTGCGGGCCATTCGCGAAGACTTTCCGGACGTGACCCTTGGCGTGATCCTGCCTCACCGGCCACAGTACCCGCGTCCGCAACCCGGCTCCCTGAAAGCGCAGGCCCACTGGATGCGCCGGGTCGTCACCGCCGAGGAACTGCAAAAACACCAGTTCCCCGAACGAGTCGCGACCCGCAAGGCCCCCGCAATCAGACCGGACTATTGGTGA
- a CDS encoding HlyD family secretion protein, producing MTLQSKDKIAIAVVTVAALGALAYVAAPGLFGRSSAQSTNDAFIAADYTLVAPRVAGFIKEVLVEDNQQVKAGQLLALIDDRDLRAAAQAADAETLVAKAQLQNARATLDRQSSVIAQAQAALSAAQAERAFAEHELNRYNHLAGVGAGTVQNAQQAKTRIDQASARLATATAALAAERKQVEILTAQRDAAEGGLKRAQAALEMASYELSYTRIVAPVDGMVGERAVRVGAYVTPGSKILAVVPLQQAYVLANFQETQLTAMHPGQTVEVRVDSLGDETLRGRIESLAPATGVTFAAVKPDNATGNFTKVVQRIPVKIVLEPNQPMAERLRVGMSVEASVDTRSSATSAREVTQR from the coding sequence ATGACACTCCAGAGCAAAGACAAAATCGCCATCGCCGTGGTGACGGTGGCCGCCCTCGGCGCGCTGGCCTATGTGGCCGCGCCGGGCCTGTTTGGCCGCTCCAGCGCGCAGAGCACCAACGATGCCTTCATCGCCGCCGACTACACCCTGGTGGCACCACGGGTGGCCGGGTTCATCAAGGAGGTGCTGGTGGAGGACAACCAGCAGGTCAAGGCCGGGCAACTGCTGGCGCTGATCGATGACCGCGACCTGCGGGCCGCGGCCCAGGCGGCGGATGCCGAAACCCTGGTGGCCAAGGCCCAGTTGCAGAACGCCCGAGCGACCCTGGATCGGCAGAGCTCGGTGATTGCCCAGGCCCAGGCGGCCTTGAGCGCGGCCCAGGCCGAGCGCGCCTTTGCCGAGCATGAGCTGAACCGCTACAACCACCTGGCCGGGGTCGGCGCCGGCACGGTGCAGAACGCCCAGCAAGCCAAGACCCGCATCGACCAGGCCAGTGCCCGCTTGGCCACCGCCACCGCGGCACTGGCGGCCGAGCGCAAGCAGGTGGAGATCCTCACCGCCCAGCGCGACGCCGCCGAAGGTGGCCTGAAACGGGCCCAGGCGGCCCTGGAAATGGCCAGCTACGAGCTGTCCTACACACGCATCGTGGCACCGGTGGACGGCATGGTCGGCGAGCGCGCGGTACGGGTCGGCGCCTATGTCACCCCGGGCAGCAAGATCCTCGCCGTGGTGCCCTTGCAGCAGGCCTATGTGCTGGCCAACTTCCAGGAAACCCAGCTCACCGCCATGCATCCCGGGCAAACGGTGGAGGTGCGGGTCGACAGCTTGGGTGATGAGACCCTGCGCGGCCGGATCGAGAGCCTGGCACCGGCCACCGGTGTGACCTTCGCCGCGGTGAAACCGGACAACGCCACCGGCAACTTCACCAAGGTGGTGCAGCGCATTCCGGTGAAGATTGTCCTGGAGCCTAACCAGCCCATGGCCGAGCGCCTGCGGGTCGGCATGTCGGTGGAGGCCAGCGTGGACACCCGCAGCTCGGCCACCAGCGCCCGCGAGGTGACTCAGCGATGA
- a CDS encoding sigma-70 family RNA polymerase sigma factor, translated as MPATTDGNTQLHRLYQDHHGWLQGWLRKRLGDREHAADVAQDTFLRLLLSGRFPGQQESRSYLAQIARNLVIDQWRRARIERAYLDSIAHLPEPQTPSLESRALILETLMQIDTMLDRMPDKVRQAFVMSQFEGLGYAQIAERLEVSVSSVQKYMTRAIQACYQVLYAE; from the coding sequence ATGCCAGCCACCACTGACGGCAACACCCAGCTCCATCGTCTGTATCAGGATCACCACGGCTGGTTGCAGGGCTGGCTGCGCAAGCGCCTGGGCGATCGCGAGCATGCGGCGGATGTGGCGCAGGACACCTTTCTGCGCCTGTTGCTGTCGGGGCGCTTTCCCGGGCAGCAGGAAAGCCGCAGTTACCTGGCGCAGATCGCGCGCAATCTGGTGATCGACCAGTGGCGCCGGGCACGCATCGAGCGCGCCTACCTGGACAGCATCGCCCACCTGCCGGAGCCGCAGACCCCTTCCCTGGAAAGCCGCGCGCTGATCCTGGAAACCCTGATGCAGATCGACACCATGCTCGATCGCATGCCGGACAAGGTGCGCCAGGCCTTTGTCATGTCGCAGTTCGAAGGCTTGGGTTATGCGCAGATCGCCGAGCGCCTGGAGGTGTCCGTCAGTTCGGTGCAGAAGTACATGACCCGCGCGATCCAGGCCTGCTATCAGGTGCTTTACGCAGAATGA
- a CDS encoding FecR domain-containing protein encodes MKPHQAPIAPSVVEQASEWLMLHWGGELSPQQRAAFEAWQQADPEHLRAWQRLQHLQQTLQGVPEQGAHVLLAKAPDLQRRAALKLLGLLLVAGGSGYLLQGSQPWRATFAGERSATGQVRHLTLSDGSRLDLNSASAVDVLFTASERRIRLIQGEILLTSGHDSSRPLIVETAAGDIQALGTRFAVCELGGGTRVDLYQGALRVSPRQAQALYLNAGERLWFSADRVAPRQVAEVNASSWSEGRLIAERQPLGQFISELARYRPGVLRCDEQVAGLLLTGVFPLADSDAVLAALEHALPVRAHAVTRYWVTLKPRE; translated from the coding sequence ATGAAACCCCATCAGGCCCCCATTGCCCCCAGCGTCGTCGAGCAGGCCAGCGAGTGGCTGATGTTGCATTGGGGCGGCGAACTGAGCCCGCAGCAGCGCGCGGCCTTCGAGGCCTGGCAACAGGCCGATCCCGAGCACCTGCGGGCCTGGCAACGCTTGCAGCACCTGCAACAGACCTTGCAAGGCGTACCGGAGCAGGGTGCCCATGTGCTGCTGGCCAAGGCCCCGGACCTGCAGCGCCGGGCGGCGTTGAAGCTGCTCGGCTTGCTGCTGGTGGCCGGTGGCAGTGGCTATCTGCTGCAAGGCAGCCAGCCCTGGCGCGCGACCTTTGCCGGGGAGCGCAGCGCCACCGGGCAGGTACGTCATTTGACCCTGAGCGACGGCAGTCGCCTGGACCTCAACAGTGCCAGCGCCGTCGATGTGCTGTTCACCGCCAGCGAACGGCGGATTCGCCTGATCCAGGGCGAGATCCTGCTGACCAGCGGGCATGACTCGTCGCGGCCGCTGATCGTTGAAACCGCTGCCGGCGACATCCAGGCCCTGGGTACGCGCTTTGCCGTGTGCGAGCTGGGCGGCGGCACCCGGGTCGATCTTTACCAGGGCGCGTTGCGCGTCAGCCCGCGGCAGGCCCAGGCCCTGTACCTCAATGCCGGCGAGCGCCTGTGGTTCAGCGCTGATCGGGTTGCCCCCCGGCAAGTGGCCGAGGTCAATGCCAGCAGCTGGAGCGAGGGCCGGCTGATTGCCGAGCGCCAGCCCCTGGGGCAGTTCATCTCCGAGCTGGCGCGCTATCGACCAGGGGTGCTGCGCTGCGACGAGCAGGTGGCGGGCCTGTTGCTCACCGGCGTCTTTCCCCTGGCGGACAGCGACGCGGTGCTCGCGGCCCTGGAGCATGCGTTGCCGGTGCGGGCGCACGCGGTGACGCGCTACTGGGTGACCCTCAAGCCACGCGAGTAA
- a CDS encoding TonB-dependent siderophore receptor: MPYPTTASILTLGTSARRHALVALLAMAPVCPGIAQAAGDSHHQARDYQIAAGSLDQVLNRFAGAAGILLSVDASLTAGKHSAGLQGRYEVAQGLQTLLAGSGLQAVQRGGSWGLQPLPQDGALQLAPTRIGVTQVDEHAWGAVPGIVAKRSATGSKTDSALVEIPQTINVIGAKEIKARGAQSVTEALLYTPGMTGGGFSDRVKIFDEPTSRGFSPTPMYLDGLHLPYGGGSTGGALQIEPYALERIEVLKGPASVLYGQNQPGGIVNMVSKRPTETPLHQLVLEAGSYDHKSIALDLGGPLDEQGQFLYRLTGLASDSQDAIDYVQRQRQFIAPSLTWRPDDDTQLTLFAQFQKDNDVPEAQGLPSVGTVFANPNGKIDRDLFLGEPGVNAYDRDQFVLGYELSHRLNDVWTLKQNARYADVDDRYRAPLHGYKFVSNPKTGLDDQRYMSRYGVDWKQHNKVYGVDSIAQAEFDTGPFSHTLLVGLDYYHFNSKFDGKYDFNPPILDMFTPTYGQSLNFGNPYQWDNTIIQTGLYVQDQIKYEQWVLVLGGRNDWAETDNKTPLNGGHTNAKSQSFTGRGGLVYLFDNGLAPFVSYSESFLPLSGTSVGGSAFKPSSGKQYEVGMKYQPPGQESFVQVSAYQLDQENILTSDLANPGFSIQSGAVRSRGIELEAKASLSESLDVIASASRNDIKYTKDNDGREGRHPAGMPPLTASLWLNYTILGDTPLAGLGAGVGTRYVKGSYGTDYDGAFQIPSYTVYDASLSYDLEKSPLQWKGVKLALNVKNLTDKTYVANCTSIWDCYYGEGRTMVSSLTYDW, encoded by the coding sequence ATGCCTTACCCGACCACAGCATCCATTTTGACCCTGGGCACCTCCGCCCGCCGCCACGCCCTTGTCGCGCTGCTGGCCATGGCTCCGGTGTGCCCGGGCATTGCCCAGGCCGCCGGCGACAGCCACCACCAGGCACGGGACTACCAGATTGCCGCCGGCAGTCTGGACCAGGTCCTGAACCGTTTTGCCGGTGCCGCGGGGATTCTCCTGTCGGTGGATGCGAGCCTGACCGCCGGCAAGCACAGCGCCGGCCTGCAGGGACGCTACGAAGTGGCGCAGGGCCTGCAGACCCTGCTCGCCGGCAGTGGCCTGCAGGCGGTGCAAAGGGGGGGCAGCTGGGGCCTGCAACCTCTGCCCCAGGACGGCGCCCTGCAACTGGCACCGACCCGGATCGGCGTCACCCAAGTTGATGAGCATGCCTGGGGCGCGGTGCCGGGAATCGTCGCCAAGCGCAGCGCCACCGGGAGCAAGACCGACTCGGCGCTGGTGGAGATTCCGCAGACCATCAACGTGATCGGCGCCAAGGAAATCAAGGCCCGTGGCGCCCAGAGCGTGACCGAGGCGCTGCTCTATACCCCGGGCATGACAGGCGGCGGTTTTTCCGATCGGGTGAAGATTTTCGACGAGCCCACCTCCCGGGGGTTTTCCCCGACGCCGATGTACCTCGATGGCCTGCATCTGCCCTACGGCGGCGGCAGCACTGGCGGTGCCCTGCAGATCGAGCCCTATGCCCTGGAGCGCATCGAAGTGCTCAAGGGCCCGGCCTCGGTGCTCTATGGGCAGAACCAGCCGGGCGGGATCGTCAACATGGTCAGCAAGCGGCCCACCGAAACCCCTTTGCATCAGCTGGTGCTGGAAGCCGGCAGCTATGACCACAAGAGCATCGCCCTGGACCTGGGCGGGCCGCTGGATGAGCAGGGGCAGTTCCTCTATCGCCTGACCGGGCTGGCCAGCGACAGCCAGGACGCCATCGATTACGTCCAGCGTCAGCGCCAGTTCATCGCCCCGAGCCTGACCTGGCGGCCCGATGACGACACCCAGCTGACACTCTTCGCCCAGTTCCAGAAAGACAACGACGTACCCGAGGCCCAGGGCCTGCCCAGCGTGGGCACGGTGTTTGCCAACCCCAATGGCAAGATCGACCGCGACCTGTTCCTCGGCGAGCCCGGGGTCAATGCCTACGACCGCGACCAGTTCGTCCTCGGCTACGAGTTGTCCCATCGCTTGAACGATGTCTGGACCCTGAAGCAGAACGCCCGCTACGCCGATGTCGATGACCGCTACCGCGCGCCGCTGCATGGCTACAAGTTCGTCAGCAATCCCAAGACCGGGCTCGACGACCAGCGCTACATGAGCCGCTACGGGGTCGACTGGAAGCAGCACAACAAGGTCTACGGCGTGGACAGCATCGCCCAGGCCGAATTCGACACCGGGCCGTTCAGCCATACCCTGCTGGTGGGGCTGGACTACTACCACTTCAATTCAAAATTCGACGGCAAGTACGACTTCAACCCGCCGATCCTCGACATGTTCACCCCCACTTACGGCCAGTCGCTGAATTTCGGCAATCCTTACCAGTGGGACAACACCATCATCCAGACCGGCCTGTATGTGCAGGACCAGATCAAGTACGAGCAGTGGGTGCTGGTGCTGGGCGGTCGCAACGACTGGGCGGAAACCGATAACAAGACGCCGCTCAATGGGGGGCATACCAACGCCAAGAGCCAGTCCTTCACCGGTCGCGGCGGGCTGGTGTACCTGTTCGACAATGGCCTGGCGCCCTTTGTCAGTTATTCGGAATCCTTCCTGCCCTTGAGTGGCACCAGCGTCGGGGGCAGCGCTTTCAAGCCGTCCAGCGGCAAGCAGTACGAAGTGGGGATGAAATACCAGCCGCCGGGCCAGGAGAGTTTCGTCCAGGTGTCGGCCTACCAGCTGGATCAGGAGAACATCCTGACCTCCGACCTGGCCAACCCCGGGTTCAGCATCCAGAGTGGCGCGGTGCGTTCCCGTGGCATCGAGCTGGAAGCCAAGGCCAGCCTCAGCGAATCGCTGGACGTGATTGCCTCGGCGTCACGCAACGACATCAAGTACACCAAGGACAACGACGGGCGCGAAGGGCGTCACCCTGCCGGCATGCCGCCGCTGACCGCCTCGCTGTGGCTCAACTACACGATCCTTGGCGACACGCCGCTGGCGGGCCTGGGCGCAGGCGTCGGCACCCGCTACGTCAAGGGCAGTTATGGCACCGATTACGACGGCGCCTTCCAGATCCCGTCCTACACCGTGTACGACGCCAGCCTGAGCTACGACCTGGAAAAATCACCGCTGCAATGGAAGGGCGTGAAGCTGGCGCTGAACGTGAAGAACCTCACCGACAAGACCTACGTCGCCAACTGCACCAGCATCTGGGACTGCTACTACGGTGAGGGGCGGACCATGGTGTCGAGTTTGACCTATGACTGGTAA
- a CDS encoding MFS transporter: MSSLAVAAPASVEAASKPAAIAPPVFGPRIIIGLVGVLLAVLVCGLNEMVTKIALADIRGALFIGFDEGTWLVACYTATSVAAMAFAPWCSVTFSLRRFTLCAIALFTLLGVLCPFAPNYQSLLLLRTLQGLAGGALPPMLMTVALRFLPANVKLYGLAGYALTATFGPSLGTPLAALWTEYVGWQWAFWQVVAPCLLAMVAVAYGLPQDPLRLERFKQFNWRGLLLGFPAICMLVIGILQGNRLDWFHSPLISVLLGGGLVLLVLFLINEWSQPIPFFKLQMLGIRNLSFALLTLAGVLVVLTAVIIIPSAYLTQVQGYRPLQTAPVMLVMALPQLLALPLVAALCNLRWVDCRWVLGIGLGMLVLSCLGGTHLTAAWIRDDFYVLQLLQIFGQPMAVLPLLMLSTGSITPLEGPFASAWFNTVKGLAAVIATGVLDVLTTHRLHFHSTMLVDSLGNSPLVDDRLAGLAQRLHQQAVVLTSADLYFCMAGVAAALILLIFWMPTRIYPPRAAT; this comes from the coding sequence ATGAGTTCCCTCGCTGTCGCTGCGCCTGCTTCGGTTGAAGCCGCCAGTAAGCCGGCAGCCATTGCGCCGCCGGTGTTCGGGCCGCGGATCATCATCGGCCTGGTGGGTGTGCTGCTGGCGGTGCTGGTCTGCGGTCTCAACGAGATGGTGACCAAGATCGCCCTGGCGGATATTCGCGGTGCACTGTTCATCGGCTTCGACGAAGGCACTTGGCTGGTGGCCTGTTACACCGCCACTTCGGTGGCGGCCATGGCGTTTGCGCCCTGGTGTTCGGTGACCTTTTCCCTGCGCCGTTTCACCCTGTGTGCCATTGCGCTGTTCACCCTGCTGGGGGTGCTGTGCCCCTTCGCCCCCAACTACCAGAGCCTGTTGCTGTTGCGCACCCTGCAAGGCCTGGCCGGGGGCGCGCTGCCGCCGATGCTGATGACCGTGGCCCTGCGCTTCCTGCCGGCCAACGTCAAGCTCTACGGCCTGGCCGGCTACGCCCTGACCGCCACCTTCGGCCCCAGCCTGGGCACGCCCCTGGCGGCACTCTGGACCGAGTACGTGGGGTGGCAGTGGGCCTTCTGGCAGGTGGTGGCGCCCTGCCTGCTGGCCATGGTTGCGGTGGCCTACGGCCTGCCCCAGGATCCGCTTCGCCTGGAGCGTTTCAAACAGTTCAACTGGCGGGGCCTGCTGCTGGGCTTCCCGGCGATCTGCATGCTGGTGATCGGCATTCTTCAGGGCAATCGCCTGGACTGGTTCCACTCGCCGCTGATCAGTGTGCTGCTGGGGGGCGGGCTGGTGCTCTTGGTGCTGTTTCTGATCAACGAATGGTCGCAGCCGATCCCGTTCTTCAAGCTGCAGATGCTCGGCATCCGCAACCTGTCCTTCGCCTTGCTGACCCTGGCCGGGGTGCTGGTGGTGCTGACCGCGGTGATCATCATCCCCTCGGCCTACCTGACCCAGGTCCAGGGCTATCGCCCGTTGCAGACGGCGCCGGTGATGCTGGTGATGGCCCTGCCGCAACTGCTGGCCCTGCCCCTGGTGGCGGCCCTGTGCAACTTGCGCTGGGTGGATTGCCGCTGGGTGCTGGGGATCGGCCTGGGCATGCTGGTGCTGTCCTGCCTGGGCGGCACGCACCTGACCGCGGCCTGGATTCGTGACGACTTCTATGTGCTGCAACTGCTGCAGATCTTCGGCCAGCCCATGGCGGTGCTGCCGTTGCTGATGCTTTCCACGGGCAGCATCACCCCGCTGGAAGGTCCCTTTGCCTCGGCCTGGTTCAACACCGTGAAAGGCCTGGCGGCGGTGATCGCTACCGGGGTGCTGGATGTGCTGACCACCCACCGCCTGCATTTTCACTCGACGATGCTGGTGGACAGCCTGGGCAACTCGCCCCTGGTGGACGACCGGCTGGCCGGGCTGGCCCAGCGCCTGCACCAGCAAGCCGTGGTGCTGACGTCCGCCGATCTCTATTTCTGCATGGCGGGAGTGGCCGCTGCGCTGATCCTGCTGATTTTCTGGATGCCGACGCGGATCTATCCACCGCGGGCAGCCACTTGA